atgaatattaaaagaaatgtaaaaataattaaacattttgtatttattgtagaactgaactagaactaagctagaactgagctagaactaaaccagaactgaactggaaccgaactagaactgaactagaactgaactagaactgaactagaactgaactagtactgaactagaactgaactagaactgaacttgaactagaactgaactagaactgaactagaactgaactagaactgaactagaactgaactagaactgaactagaactgaactagaactgaactagaactgaactagaactgaactagaactgaactagaactgaactagaacctaactagatctgaactcgaactgaagtaaaactgaactagaacataactaaaacagaacttgaacaggactagaactgaactaatacaATATTGCTTGATCGTAAAGAAATCGAACAATTTTCCACTTCGAtttatcactttaatttcctgtTAACTAACAACGTGtactttttatttccttttaaattttgaacCTATTCGCTTTTTATCAATCACAATGACTTAAAATGTTGTGATTTTTTGCTTAACCCAGCGCATTCTGTTAAGTTCGAAACCCAAAAATGCAAGATGGAtggattatatatattttactttatattgaTTATATATATTCAGATTTTACTGACATATCCCACCCTTAAgttcatatagaaaaaataaatttttgctgAAACTCagtaaaatttgctaaaattatAGATTTGTATTCTTGAAAAACTTTCAACAGCTGTTTGAttaaactattgtgaatgatgtgcaaaaaattcattcacgtttctagaaaaaaagtaaacagcCCCTAGTTTTGTGGGAGAATTAtagtttgttgtttcttttttaatttgttaagttaaattattaattaaaatgtataaaaagtttataacaacagctttaacagtcagCGCTGCTGGTTTAGGTTCCTATTACTATGGTGGCTATACGGAAAGACAGAAGTTCTTGGAAAAACTTCCTCTCTATGAACAGCAACAAATGGAACTCTTGCATAAGGTTAATTAAAGTAAAAGGAATTTAGATGAATGtattaattaaagtaaatatatattacagCATGCTCAAAAACCTGGATTTCCCTTATTTGCTAGTGTATCGGCTGCTGTGCCTGCTCCAGCTGAGGATGTAAATTTAACAGCTACACCCTCGCGTGTTTCAGAAATCATGAAATATGGTTTTCCTAGTTTAGATTCAGTGCGTTCTTATTCGGATTATGTGTTAAGTTATGATCGTCGTAATCGTGTGCCCTCCTGGGTGTTTGAACATCTCACCGCTGAGTCTATAGCCAAAAATGAAGCTGTGGATAGAGCTAAATGTGATTTTAAACCAGACGAAAGTATACATCCCTATTTCCAGTCACAAAATTCCGATTATCGTCGTTCTGGTTTTGATCGTGGCCACATGGCGGCGGCCGGCAATCATAAAAGGCATCAAAAACATTGTGAAGATACTTTCTATTTGACCAATATGGCTCCTCAGGTGGGTCAAGGTTTCAATCGTGACTCTTGGGAACGTTTAGAAAGTTATGTGCGTAAATTAACACAAACCTATAGTAATGTTTATGTGTGTACGGGTCCCTTGTATTTGCCCAAACAAGAAGATGATggcaaaaaatatgttaaatatcaGGTGATAGGCAATAACAATGTAGCTGTACCTACCCACTTTTATAAGGTGATAGTGGGTGAGACTTTGGATAATCATTTGGAAATGGAGGCTTATGTTATGCCCAATCAGGTTATAAGTGATGACACCCCCTTGCAAGTATTCCAAGTGCCACCAGAATCGATTGAACGAGCAGCCGGTTTATTGTTTTTCGATAAAATCAATAAGAAACAATTGACCAAGATTAATGGCAAAAAGGTTTaaggttttttcttttcaaaagttCCTAAAAACTCTGCtgttgtaaaaaataacaacaaaaacgatttctttttatttctaacCTCCAAAGtgcaattttagtaaaatttttttaaataaacaacaaaagttataaattgttttgatagttttttattattattatgaattaagcattttaattaatttttaatgtataaatatacgaaatcatgtttttaaaacaaatttgttgtttttcaattttctttttattttaaactctaAGGCCGGTCTCTCTTTCGAAAAACCATCCATcgagaaaacaaacaaataatacagtttttcttttaatattgttaaatgATGGTGTAataaacaaaagagaaaaagaatAAGTAAAAAGTAAAGTATGAATGAAAGAAGGGGGAAACTTGAACAATTTAGTGCAACCTAAAGTTGGttaatgtattttctttttgtagatgaaattaaaattaagtttaatgtaCTTCAAACCGAACTGTGAAACTCTTTAGTAATCACCGCCCTGATTCTTGGAACGTACATCatcaattttcaaaatcatcTTAACCAATTGAGTGGCCAATAAGATCTGTTGTTTCTTGGAATTGAGAGATTCAACAACATTGTGGTTTTTCATGTTAGAATCTCCGGTTAACATACAGTCAACACCTAGGCTGGGGCAGTTTTCAGCTACTTGACGTGCCTTCAATTCAGACAAAGTTTCAATGGGATGCAAACCACTGTTTTCGGCCAAAGCCAATGGGATGTTTTCCAAAGCAACGGAGAACGAACGGAAGGCATATTGTTCCAAAGTGGAGAGTTGATCGGCTTCCTTGGCAACGGCTAAAGAGCAGCTGATTTCAGCAGCACCACCACCATATACAATGCGGGAGTCCTGtaaagagagaaaaagaaaaatattgaatatttcgtGAACAAATTTGgacaaattttttctaatattttgtgaaaaaattggtgaatttttagtgaattaTTCATCTAAACTTTTTCACcaattttttgccaaaaataattcACTAAAAAGattcctgtaaaatttttacgaaaaactcGTTCCTTACCTTAACCAAAGAACGAACAACACACAAAGCATCATGAATGGAACGTTTAGCCTCAGCTGCAATCATTTGATTGCCACCGCGCAAGAAAATAGTAACAGCCTTAGAGTTTTTGCATTCCTCGATGACCAGCATCTTGTCCTTGGAGGTGCCAAAGgctgtaaatataaataaaaatatcaatgaattaaaaaactaaaaaaatacaacaaacaatttgCAACTTACAAACTTCTCTAACCAGACCAGCAGTACCCAATTTCTCAGGAGTCAATTCTTCGAAACGTGGTACAATTCTGCCACCGGTAGCAATGGCAATCAATTCAATTTCAGGACCACCCACCCAACGGACAGCAGGCAATTCGTGTTGCAACAACAAGTGATTGGCTTCATCATCAAAGCCCCACTGGCATATGGCTAAAGTAGCACCAGCATCTTTGACCTTCTTAACCATATCAATGAATTTCTCTTGTTCATATTCACGCAATGCCTTGTAGTCTTCAGCGGAGGTGACATCCAACTTATGCTTGGTCTTAGGCTTTGGGGGTTCAAAGGGACAGGTGAGAATAGCCAATTTGACATCACGCAATGTCTTGGGCATTTGAGCATGACTCATGGTCTTGTCGACAACAACACCTTTAACCAACATAGAATCTTCCATACGACCGCCAACTTTGGTTTCAATCTTAATCAATTCAAAATTGACATCTTTCTTTTCGATATCGGCTACATTTAAGACAGCATCTACAGCCATCTCGGCCATTTGACGATGACACTTATTGACAATCTTTGAACCCAAAGTTGTCATAGCAATTTGAATCAAAGGTTCCTTATTGTTGGGATCAATGGGGAAGGGTTCAGCAATGGCTTCCAATTGCTTAACAGCACACTGAGCAGCCAATTCAAAACCATCAGCAATACGTATGGGATGGATGCCACGATCGATGAGACCCTCGGCTTGTTCGAGCAAGGCTCCAGCCAAGACTACAACACCAGTGGTACCATCACCAATTTCATCATCTTGTGATTGTGACAGCTGGACCATTAATTTGCCAATTTCATGTTCAACATCCATGAGTTTCATAATAGTAGCACCATCATTGGTAACGGTAACATCACCATCAGGACTAACCATAATCTTATCCAAACCTTTGGGACCCAAAGAGGTCTTAATTGTGGAGGCAATTTGGCGTGCAGCCAAAATGTGGCTCTGAAAGTAAAGagaagagaaattttaaaattttttcaatattttacattttaaataaaagtaattccAATTAGAACTGGAACTAATGCGGATCGGGAAAGCTAGGAACAAAGACTTTTCAATCTAAACTTCTTGTTTAGAAACATTCGGTTCCGAAATTAGTCAAAACATAACGGTTTCTTGGTGGAACGTGATACATTCATAAACTATATCCagtagactagcctatagaccagtctatggacAAGCCTAATGACCAGCCTATAtactagtatatggactagcctatagaccagactgttgACTAGCCTATTATACAGCCTATTTACTATCCTATACaacagtctattgactagcctatagaaCAGTACAATTAGACCAATCTTTTGACTATcgtgtggactagtctattaaccaGCTGATAAATTAATCTATAGGCTTGTCTGATTTACCAGCAAATGAAACCTATTCTGAACAATTTTATAACTCCATGTGCAATTCCTGCTGCCAATTATTGGCTGGCTACTGAATGACAGCTATTTAAGCTGATATATTTTTGTTCCAACACAGAAGTCTAGACAACAGTGGAATtgttattacaacaacaaaaacttaacatttattTCTGTGAAATAGTTAAATGCTGCCCACTCCCTTAAATAACACTTAAAACACCATCTGTTCGTCTGTTCTTCTATACGGCATGTTTCTTTCTCATATGATTTGTAATTAGAAATGCATGAACACACACACTAGCACAAATTGGGACTGACTCATTCATGCAAAAAGCGTCTTTAACCTCAAATTATTTTTTCGCTTTTGTTTAAagaccaaagaaaaaaaacagtgTAGGTCTTCCACCGTGACGTCATGGCAACAAAACTTAATTAGTCCAAACCATAAGGAtatttttcacacattttttgcaacaaataaatcattttaactttaaataataaatttaacacaattttattacaaataattcaCATTTCTTTAACACCCGGTCTTTATATCAGAACATCTGGAATTTTCCTCTATAAAATTAACACCGGCgttttgcaattttataaaaactaacacTAATTTTTACGAGTCCatgttaaaactttaattttttttaattatttatattaatttaaaatttttaatttcattgtttttagcTTTTTCACCAATTATTTTGTACCTTTATGGCATCTGTGCCTGTGATACGTTTTTGTTGATCTTGATCCCGTAAAATGATGAAAGGTCTGCCATATTCATCAAAGGCAAAGGTTCCCGGAAAACCgctcataattttttatttaattatttcttttacacACACGGATTCCTTCggatttatttaaatcaatctACAAATctcgaaataaattttcttgctACTATTTGCAGACCGTACGAAAATCTATGTAAAAGAGATTTAACGAAAACACCCGGCCGATGAATTGTCAAAAGCCAAAGCAAAGAGTAGACAACAATAATGTGACAGTTAGAAAGAAAAAGAATTCTCGTGACATGCGAAAATAAAAAGTTGGGAAGAAAAACATCTGATTTTGTAATGGCAATgctgtaaaacaaaattttcaaccaTATGGCAACATCGAAAACCGTTAGAAAACATACATTaagataaaactttttatataaataagaaattttatcgaataaattctttaaaaattaatggaaaatatagtgaatagaaaaaaatatttttgtattagaagagaatttaacgaaaaattgttatacaaaagtaaattttttctaaaatttttgtaaaacataatttttttaaaaaaatctttttattaagagaaaatgtgttgaaaatttatacagaattttctttaaaaaagtaaacttaTGAAATATAGGTATGTGTCAAAAATTAAAAcctatcaaaaatatatataaatatataatgtttatcgaacattttttataaaaaattaaattaaaaaaatgacaaaaagacTTTGCTGACGGCAGAAATCTCTCTTTTACTTTTCTAAATACATTGTTTTCTaactatatagttttttatatttgtcaGTAATTTTCCTTAacaattaattttgttattatgtgtttctttcatataaaagtggtgattcatttaattttgtttattctagaacattttgttaaacaaacaaatgtgGCATCTCTGTAAAATTcgcaaatttttatgtttaaaaaaatgaatggCAACATTGtcattgcaaaattaaaaaaaaaggaaaattaatgcaatttaatattttacacatggtattaaaatgtatttttacaagctgcttaattattatttcttttaacaatattaagaaataataagAAGTAAATTTAACCGCATTCTTCTGATGTTTTCCATGAAAAACTTCGTGCAAAATACCGTTGAAAAACAATCTGTTGAAAACTAAGCCGGCTTAAAGTCAACGCCGTTATTAATTTCCTTCGTCGCAGGTCTTTGACActtggcaaaaacaaaaacacttcaCAATAATAATGTACTTAAGCAAAGAAgaattgtgaaaaatatatatgtaagtacatatatatttttcttctatatgttttttctacgatttttctttcatattttgttCGTGGTGTATTGAGAAGAATAATTTTCCTACACAGATTTCCGTACGGCATTTTTCACACTAGCCAGCTGAAAAACAaggcaataaaaaaaaacaacaccagCAGCAGTAGCAAATATAAGAAATACGAGTCAAAATAatagtgtgtgtttgtttattatttttctattctacaaaataataataagaaaaaaacatcagCAGAGAGGCCAACACGAAAAACAACACTAtctcaacaacatcatcatcggcCAACCAACCAGCCAGCCAGTCAGTCGGACAGTCAAAGCCGTGTTGTAGTAGTAATAGTTTTTCTGGACTGTTTCTTGAACTAGTGAGGGCAAGTTAGAgtgtgtgtttcttttttttggcccATGTTATAAAAATGTCTGAATATCACCGTTTAACGGATCAAAAATATTCGGAAGCTGAATATCTCTTCCAGGTGAGTGCATAGGTTGCGTGTGTGCattgttgcaaataaaatttaataaattttacttttagttgGTAAAATTAgctaaaaatttgtgtataactttttattcattctctttttttttaattcttctttCTCTTTTGTGTTTCCTATGctgttgtatgtgtgtgtattgtGTGTTTACTTTAATGTGGAATtgggaaaaaacaacaaaacacaacaaaaatacttacgatgtaaataataaaaataaataaataaaaaacaaaaaaaaaaagacaatcgAAATGGCCAAATCAGATGAAGAATTTAATGTGGAATTGTGTCCAACGCCACCAACGCACACAGAACTAGAATTGGCCTTAATGGACAATAATGATTTGGAGTCCATATACTCGTGGAAATTAGTCAAACGCAGACGACCCCGTCGCCGTTACACGGTATCacatggtggtggtggtggaggtAGTAGCGGCGTTGTGGCTTTAAATGGTCATAATGCAAATGTGTGTCCACTTGGAGGTGGAGGAGGTGGCCTTAGTAGTGGACTACCACCGGCACCACCATCCACACCCACTTCACTAACCCCCACTAATACAAGTCTGTTGTCCTCCTCTCTACCGAATTCCGGCATTGAAGGCCTCGTTACCGAAGAGGAACAACAGCGGCTCGACAGTCTACTCTACATTCTCGATTATGCACCCAAGTACAAAAAGAAATTGAAGGAACAGCAACGTACTGATGCTGAATTAGCAGAACTTTTTAATGTTGTCTCCATAACCGCCTCAAACGGTACATCATCGTCGTCGTCCTCTTCAAAAACTAAATTCCAGCCAGAGCGTGGTGTCTCCTCCACCTCACGTTCTATACGCAAACACGAtgtgaaattaatgaaaatcgTTAAGGTTCATCGCAatctaaataaaacatttcgtGAACACGATGAAGAGGATTCCGTTTCGGCACCCGAATACGATACCGAAGAAGAAGATACCCGCTTTCATCGTTTGGGCCGCATAAAGCCCTCACAACGGTTGTCGCTAACAAAACGTGAACGACGTTTTGCCCGCTTTGAACATGCCGAACGTATGGAGGCCATGGTCGATATATTCGATGAAGCCATGAATTTTAATGAAACCTAAAAGGTTTTTTAAACTTACATTCATATTAATTAatcttgcaatattttctatTGCTTTCGTTTTGTGGACTTGAAGGGAGGTAGATAGCGTGCGTTGTTTAAAAGGGTTAATTTTAGAGAATTTTACTTTGTTAAGAAAGTAAAAGCGAAGAGTTTAGAGTTTATAGGTTTTAAAgcgtaaattgaaaaattattcaaatttttttttatgaaatttaaagaaaatattgaaaatttcgttTTGAAAAAATCgttgttgttttcaaaattttatcattttctgtggttttttttgcttaaatctgAAAATTTCAGACTTAAACTGTgagttaaattgaaatttattataaaatgtta
The window above is part of the Lucilia cuprina isolate Lc7/37 chromosome 6, ASM2204524v1, whole genome shotgun sequence genome. Proteins encoded here:
- the LOC111681962 gene encoding endonuclease G, mitochondrial — its product is MYKKFITTALTVSAAGLGSYYYGGYTERQKFLEKLPLYEQQQMELLHKHAQKPGFPLFASVSAAVPAPAEDVNLTATPSRVSEIMKYGFPSLDSVRSYSDYVLSYDRRNRVPSWVFEHLTAESIAKNEAVDRAKCDFKPDESIHPYFQSQNSDYRRSGFDRGHMAAAGNHKRHQKHCEDTFYLTNMAPQVGQGFNRDSWERLESYVRKLTQTYSNVYVCTGPLYLPKQEDDGKKYVKYQVIGNNNVAVPTHFYKVIVGETLDNHLEMEAYVMPNQVISDDTPLQVFQVPPESIERAAGLLFFDKINKKQLTKINGKKV
- the LOC111681951 gene encoding T-complex protein 1 subunit epsilon, producing MSGFPGTFAFDEYGRPFIILRDQDQQKRITGTDAIKSHILAARQIASTIKTSLGPKGLDKIMVSPDGDVTVTNDGATIMKLMDVEHEIGKLMVQLSQSQDDEIGDGTTGVVVLAGALLEQAEGLIDRGIHPIRIADGFELAAQCAVKQLEAIAEPFPIDPNNKEPLIQIAMTTLGSKIVNKCHRQMAEMAVDAVLNVADIEKKDVNFELIKIETKVGGRMEDSMLVKGVVVDKTMSHAQMPKTLRDVKLAILTCPFEPPKPKTKHKLDVTSAEDYKALREYEQEKFIDMVKKVKDAGATLAICQWGFDDEANHLLLQHELPAVRWVGGPEIELIAIATGGRIVPRFEELTPEKLGTAGLVREVSFGTSKDKMLVIEECKNSKAVTIFLRGGNQMIAAEAKRSIHDALCVVRSLVKDSRIVYGGGAAEISCSLAVAKEADQLSTLEQYAFRSFSVALENIPLALAENSGLHPIETLSELKARQVAENCPSLGVDCMLTGDSNMKNHNVVESLNSKKQQILLATQLVKMILKIDDVRSKNQGGDY
- the LOC111681959 gene encoding uncharacterized protein LOC111681959 translates to MSEYHRLTDQKYSEAEYLFQTIEMAKSDEEFNVELCPTPPTHTELELALMDNNDLESIYSWKLVKRRRPRRRYTVSHGGGGGGSSGVVALNGHNANVCPLGGGGGGLSSGLPPAPPSTPTSLTPTNTSLLSSSLPNSGIEGLVTEEEQQRLDSLLYILDYAPKYKKKLKEQQRTDAELAELFNVVSITASNGTSSSSSSSKTKFQPERGVSSTSRSIRKHDVKLMKIVKVHRNLNKTFREHDEEDSVSAPEYDTEEEDTRFHRLGRIKPSQRLSLTKRERRFARFEHAERMEAMVDIFDEAMNFNET